In Kitasatospora gansuensis, a genomic segment contains:
- a CDS encoding helix-turn-helix domain-containing protein → MLQNVVTVVMEEVHPFELGLACEVFGLDRSDNGLPVYDFAVASDRPGKLRTHAGYSIDVEHGAERLAEADLVIAAATTIRDEYPAPLIEALRAATERGARVLSICSGAFLLGAAGLLDGRRSTTHWRHTDRLAARFPLTRVEPDVLYVDEDPVITSAGTAAGIDACLYLVRKFQGAEVARGIARRMVVAPHRDGGQAQFVARPLPEADEDSLGGLLDWLRRHLHQELTVDQLATKAHMSPRTFARRFQQETGTTPHRWLTNQRLLQAQRLLEGTNEPVESVAATCGFGNAATLRHHFTRWLGTTPQAYRRTFG, encoded by the coding sequence ATGCTGCAGAACGTCGTCACCGTGGTCATGGAAGAAGTCCACCCCTTCGAACTCGGTCTGGCCTGCGAGGTGTTCGGCCTCGACCGGAGCGACAACGGCCTGCCGGTCTACGACTTCGCGGTGGCCTCCGACCGGCCGGGGAAGCTGCGCACCCACGCCGGCTACAGCATCGACGTCGAGCACGGCGCCGAGCGGCTGGCCGAGGCCGACCTGGTGATCGCCGCCGCCACCACGATCCGGGACGAGTACCCGGCGCCGCTGATCGAGGCGCTGCGGGCGGCGACCGAGCGCGGCGCCAGGGTGCTCTCGATCTGCAGCGGGGCCTTCCTGCTAGGCGCCGCCGGGCTGTTGGACGGCCGCCGTTCCACCACCCACTGGCGGCACACCGACCGGCTGGCCGCCCGTTTCCCGCTCACCCGGGTCGAACCGGACGTGCTCTACGTGGACGAGGACCCGGTGATCACCTCGGCCGGCACCGCCGCCGGGATCGACGCCTGCCTGTACCTGGTCCGCAAGTTCCAGGGCGCCGAGGTGGCCCGTGGGATCGCCCGCCGGATGGTGGTGGCACCGCACCGGGACGGCGGGCAGGCCCAGTTCGTCGCCCGGCCGCTGCCGGAGGCCGACGAGGACTCGCTGGGCGGGCTGCTGGACTGGCTGCGCCGGCACCTGCACCAGGAGCTGACGGTGGACCAGCTCGCCACCAAGGCCCACATGTCGCCGCGCACCTTCGCCCGCCGGTTCCAGCAGGAGACCGGCACCACTCCGCACCGCTGGCTCACCAACCAGCGCCTGCTGCAGGCCCAGCGCCTGCTGGAGGGCACCAACGAACCGGTCGAATCCGTGGCCGCCACCTGCGGGTTCGGCAACGCCGCCACCCTCAGGCACCACTTCACCCGCTGGCTCGGCACCACCCCGCAGGCGTACCGGAGGACCTTCGGCTGA
- a CDS encoding GNAT family N-acetyltransferase, with protein MVIRPAVESDLAAVGAVTHEAFVGDGHSPADGPYAAQLLDARPRFDQAELLVAVDPADGQLLGCVTFAVGGTPFADIAAPHEGEIRMLAVSGAARGRGVGEGLVRASMARSRELGLTGMAFSTRPSMTSAHRLYERLGFLRTPERDWDVRPGVRLLVYTLTF; from the coding sequence ATCGTCATCCGCCCGGCCGTCGAGTCGGACCTCGCAGCAGTCGGCGCCGTCACTCACGAGGCTTTCGTCGGTGACGGCCACAGCCCGGCCGACGGTCCGTACGCCGCTCAGCTCCTAGACGCCCGGCCGCGCTTCGACCAGGCCGAGCTCCTGGTCGCGGTCGATCCGGCCGACGGACAGCTGCTCGGCTGTGTGACCTTCGCGGTCGGCGGCACCCCGTTCGCCGACATCGCGGCGCCGCACGAGGGCGAGATCCGGATGCTCGCGGTCTCCGGCGCGGCCCGCGGCCGGGGCGTCGGCGAGGGCCTGGTCCGCGCCTCGATGGCCCGCAGCCGCGAACTGGGCCTGACCGGGATGGCCTTCTCCACCCGCCCGTCGATGACCAGCGCCCACCGGCTGTACGAGCGCCTCGGCTTCCTGCGCACCCCCGAGCGGGACTGGGACGTCCGCCCCGGAGTGCGCCTGCTGGTCTACACCCTGACCTTCTGA
- a CDS encoding ribonucleoside-diphosphate reductase subunit alpha translates to MTIAASVALPSQGSADSAHTDPGAALLRLLTDRSIDLPQVDPGHVAAAALRGRNANSDFAELRGLAVEAAASMIAEDPQYSKLAARLLALEIQDEAIGQGALSFSASIVVGHTEGLIGDVTAAFVAKHADAFDALIDQQGDDRFEYFGLRTVQSRYLLRHPITRKVIETPQHFLLRVAAGLAVGDTEQSVAEVAELYTLMSRLEYLTSSPTLFNSGTKHPQMSSCYLLDSPLDNLDSIYSRYAQIARLSKHAGGIGLSYSRIRSRGSLIRGTNGKSNGIVPFLRTLDSSVAAVNQGGRRKGAACVYLETWHADIEEFLELRDNTGEEARRTHNLNLAHWIPDEFMRRVNANADWSLFSPADVPELVDLWGADFDAAYLKAEAEGKAVRTIPAQTLYARMMRTLATTGNGWMTFKDASNRAANQTALPGRVVHSSNLCTEIIEVTDDSETAVCNLGSVNLGAHVAVGATAADLLNAMDWDRLDATVRTAVTFLDRVIDINFYPTTEAGTSNSRWRPVGLGVMGLQDVFFQLRLDFDSAEAKQLSTLIAERIMLVAYERSSELAVQLGRHEAYAETRAARGQLHIDHFETAPQWAERWDALRATIAETGLRNSLLLAIAPTATIASIAGVYECIEPQVSNLFKRETLSGEFLQVNPYLVRELKELGVWDTQTRDSLRESNGSVQDLKWLPAEVRSLYRTAWELPQRALIDLAAARQPYIDQSQSLNLFMAAPTIGKLSSMYAYAWKVGLKTTYYLRSRPATRIAQAASSSGTKAAVPAPSAPVAVAAPTTLTPEEEAALACSLENPESCEACQ, encoded by the coding sequence TTGACCATCGCTGCCTCAGTTGCCCTGCCCTCCCAGGGTTCTGCCGACTCCGCCCACACCGACCCCGGTGCTGCGCTGCTTCGGCTGCTCACCGACCGCAGCATCGACCTGCCCCAGGTGGATCCTGGCCACGTCGCGGCCGCTGCGCTGCGCGGCCGGAACGCCAACTCGGACTTCGCCGAGCTGCGCGGACTGGCCGTGGAAGCTGCCGCCTCGATGATCGCCGAGGACCCGCAGTACTCGAAGCTCGCCGCCCGCCTGCTCGCCCTGGAGATCCAGGACGAGGCGATCGGCCAGGGCGCGCTCTCCTTCTCCGCCTCGATCGTGGTCGGCCACACCGAGGGCCTGATCGGCGACGTCACCGCGGCGTTCGTGGCCAAGCACGCCGACGCCTTCGACGCCCTGATCGACCAGCAGGGCGACGACCGCTTCGAGTACTTCGGCCTGCGCACCGTGCAGTCCCGGTACCTGCTGCGCCACCCGATCACCCGCAAGGTGATCGAGACCCCGCAGCACTTCCTGCTCCGGGTCGCGGCCGGTCTCGCCGTCGGCGACACCGAGCAGTCGGTGGCCGAGGTGGCCGAGCTCTACACCCTGATGAGCCGGCTGGAGTACCTGACCTCCTCGCCGACCCTCTTCAACTCCGGCACCAAGCACCCGCAGATGTCCTCCTGCTACCTGCTGGACTCGCCGCTGGACAACCTGGACTCGATCTACAGCCGCTACGCGCAGATCGCCCGGCTCTCCAAGCACGCCGGCGGCATCGGCCTCTCCTACAGCCGGATCCGTTCGCGCGGCAGCCTGATCCGCGGCACCAACGGCAAGTCCAACGGCATCGTCCCGTTCCTGCGCACCCTGGACTCCTCGGTCGCCGCGGTGAACCAGGGCGGCCGCCGCAAGGGCGCCGCCTGCGTGTACCTGGAGACCTGGCACGCCGACATCGAGGAGTTCCTGGAGCTCCGCGACAACACCGGCGAGGAGGCGCGGCGTACCCACAACCTCAACCTCGCGCACTGGATCCCGGACGAGTTCATGCGCCGGGTGAACGCCAACGCCGACTGGTCGCTGTTCTCCCCGGCCGACGTGCCCGAGCTGGTCGACCTGTGGGGCGCCGACTTCGACGCCGCGTACCTGAAGGCCGAGGCCGAGGGCAAGGCCGTCCGCACCATCCCGGCGCAGACCCTGTACGCCCGGATGATGCGCACCCTGGCCACCACCGGCAACGGCTGGATGACCTTCAAGGACGCCTCCAACCGGGCCGCCAACCAGACCGCGCTGCCCGGCCGGGTGGTGCACTCCTCGAACCTCTGCACCGAGATCATCGAGGTCACCGACGACTCCGAGACCGCGGTCTGCAACCTCGGCTCGGTCAACCTCGGCGCCCACGTGGCGGTCGGCGCCACCGCCGCCGACCTGCTCAACGCGATGGACTGGGACCGGCTGGACGCCACCGTGCGCACCGCCGTGACCTTCCTGGACCGGGTCATCGACATCAACTTCTACCCGACCACCGAGGCCGGCACCTCCAACTCCCGCTGGCGCCCGGTGGGTCTCGGTGTGATGGGCCTTCAGGACGTCTTCTTCCAGCTCCGGCTGGACTTCGACTCCGCCGAGGCCAAGCAGCTCTCCACCCTGATCGCCGAGCGGATCATGCTGGTCGCCTACGAGCGCTCCAGCGAGCTGGCCGTGCAGCTCGGCCGGCACGAAGCGTACGCGGAGACCCGCGCCGCCCGTGGCCAGCTGCACATCGACCACTTCGAGACCGCCCCGCAGTGGGCCGAGCGCTGGGACGCGCTGCGCGCCACCATCGCCGAGACCGGCCTGCGCAACTCGCTGCTGCTGGCGATCGCGCCGACCGCGACCATCGCCTCGATCGCCGGTGTGTACGAGTGCATCGAGCCGCAGGTGTCCAACCTGTTCAAGCGCGAGACCCTCTCCGGCGAGTTCCTCCAGGTCAACCCGTACCTGGTCCGCGAGCTCAAGGAGCTGGGCGTCTGGGACACGCAGACCCGGGACTCGCTGCGCGAGTCGAACGGCTCGGTGCAGGACCTCAAGTGGCTGCCCGCCGAGGTCCGTTCGCTCTACCGCACCGCCTGGGAGCTGCCGCAGCGCGCCCTGATCGACCTGGCCGCCGCCCGGCAGCCGTACATCGACCAGAGCCAGTCGCTGAACCTCTTCATGGCCGCGCCGACCATCGGCAAGCTGAGCTCGATGTACGCGTACGCCTGGAAGGTCGGTCTGAAGACCACCTACTACCTGCGTTCGCGCCCGGCCACCCGGATCGCCCAGGCCGCCTCCTCCTCCGGGACGAAGGCCGCCGTGCCGGCGCCGTCCGCCCCGGTCGCGGTGGCCGCCCCGACCACCCTCACTCCGGAGGAGGAGGCAGCGCTCGCCTGCTCCCTGGAGAACCCCGAGTCCTGCGAGGCCTGCCAGTGA
- a CDS encoding ribonucleotide-diphosphate reductase subunit beta: protein MLLDPGFELTLRPMRYPSFYDKYRDAIKNTWTVEEVDLHSDVADLAKLSEGERHMIGRLVAFFATGDSIVSNNVVLSLYKHINSPEARLYLSRQLFEEAVHVQFYLTLLDTYLPDPEDRSAAFDAVENIPSIHQKAQFCFKYMNAVDHLDSLQSKDDRRAFLLNLICFAACVEGLFFYGAFAYVYWFRSRGLLHGLATGTNWVFRDESMHMDFAFSVVDTVREEEPDLFDDEMAKQVTAMLEEAVEAELQFAEDLCGEGLPGMNTASMREYLQAVADQRLARLGLPIRYGSSNPFGFMELQNVQELTNFFERRVSAYQTAVEGSVAFDDDF, encoded by the coding sequence ATGCTGCTCGACCCGGGCTTCGAGCTGACGCTGCGTCCGATGCGCTACCCGTCGTTCTACGACAAGTACCGCGACGCGATCAAGAACACCTGGACCGTGGAGGAGGTGGACCTGCACTCCGACGTCGCCGACCTCGCCAAGCTCAGCGAGGGCGAGCGGCACATGATCGGCCGGCTGGTCGCCTTCTTCGCCACCGGTGACTCGATCGTCTCCAACAACGTGGTGCTGAGCCTCTACAAGCACATCAACTCGCCCGAGGCGCGGCTCTACCTGTCCCGGCAGCTGTTCGAGGAGGCCGTGCACGTCCAGTTCTACCTGACGCTGCTCGACACCTACCTGCCCGATCCCGAGGACCGGTCGGCGGCCTTCGACGCGGTGGAGAACATCCCCTCCATCCACCAGAAGGCGCAGTTCTGCTTCAAGTACATGAACGCGGTCGACCACCTCGACTCGCTGCAGAGCAAGGACGACCGCCGGGCCTTCCTGCTCAACCTGATCTGCTTCGCGGCCTGCGTCGAGGGCCTGTTCTTCTACGGCGCCTTCGCGTACGTGTACTGGTTCCGGTCCCGGGGCCTGCTGCACGGTCTGGCCACCGGCACCAACTGGGTGTTCCGGGACGAGTCCATGCACATGGACTTCGCCTTCTCGGTGGTGGACACCGTCCGCGAGGAGGAGCCCGACCTCTTCGACGACGAGATGGCCAAGCAGGTCACCGCGATGCTGGAGGAGGCCGTCGAGGCCGAGCTCCAGTTCGCCGAGGACCTCTGCGGTGAGGGCCTGCCGGGGATGAACACCGCCTCGATGCGGGAGTACCTGCAGGCGGTCGCCGACCAGCGGCTGGCCCGTCTCGGCCTGCCGATCCGGTACGGCTCCAGCAACCCGTTCGGCTTCATGGAGCTGCAGAACGTGCAGGAGCTGACCAACTTCTTCGAGCGCCGGGTCAGCGCCTACCAGACCGCCGTCGAGGGCTCGGTCGCCTTCGACGACGACTTCTAG
- a CDS encoding AfsR/SARP family transcriptional regulator: MTVISPPSPRGALLGSVGAEPAGARLGLLGPLQLHCGGTEIALPAAKHRALLALLAINANRPVQVDRIIAELWQADEPESARKTLQGYVWRLRGLLGKRAVRTTGSGYELLAEAGSVDATRFETLAEAGRAALRTGDAGEAVRLLRGALELWRGPALADVPLGPGVFAYVSRLEEARLMAVEGLIDAELALGRHAEVVPALRELVAEHPLRERLRAQLMLALLRGGRQAEALAAYGDLRERLIEDQGLDPGRAVTELHRRILAGDAALHLA, encoded by the coding sequence ATGACCGTCATATCCCCGCCGTCGCCTCGGGGCGCCCTGCTCGGCTCGGTCGGCGCCGAGCCGGCCGGTGCCCGGCTCGGCCTGCTCGGGCCGCTCCAACTGCACTGCGGCGGCACCGAGATCGCCCTGCCGGCCGCCAAGCACCGGGCGCTGCTCGCGCTGCTGGCGATCAACGCCAACCGGCCGGTCCAGGTGGACCGGATCATCGCCGAGCTGTGGCAGGCCGACGAGCCCGAGTCGGCCCGCAAGACCCTGCAGGGGTACGTCTGGCGGCTGCGCGGCCTGCTCGGCAAGCGGGCGGTGCGGACCACCGGCAGCGGGTACGAGCTGCTGGCCGAGGCCGGTTCGGTCGACGCGACGCGGTTCGAGACGCTGGCCGAGGCCGGCCGGGCGGCGCTGCGTACCGGCGACGCCGGGGAGGCGGTCCGGCTGCTGCGGGGTGCGCTGGAGCTCTGGCGGGGACCGGCGCTGGCCGATGTGCCGCTCGGTCCCGGCGTGTTCGCGTACGTGAGCCGGCTGGAGGAGGCCAGGCTGATGGCCGTCGAGGGGCTGATCGACGCGGAGCTGGCGCTCGGCCGGCACGCGGAGGTGGTGCCCGCGCTGCGCGAGCTGGTGGCGGAACACCCGCTCCGGGAGCGGCTGCGGGCCCAGCTGATGCTGGCGCTGCTGCGCGGCGGGCGGCAGGCCGAGGCGCTGGCGGCGTACGGGGACCTGCGGGAACGGCTGATCGAGGATCAGGGGCTCGACCCGGGCCGGGCGGTGACCGAGCTGCACCGGCGGATCCTGGCAGGGGACGCCGCGCTGCACCTGGCCTGA
- a CDS encoding aKG-HExxH-type peptide beta-hydroxylase, whose product MSTHQQIDRLLGSDPQFGSAEAIEARNVARYRLGLTVLARHFPEAAGRFERLGGVTDAELRPFLYDPVLRNAFENDLVALENHRQAPSEFARQLAGVDPEAADGLGPTERLMDRRCRPWPGRGVGWVWTELRPEVAELPLAARLEELKQGSFTDLRGARRVTPDEAQLAGLARGAELLAALLPSAGAGVFPHISLVGLAQGAADDGELHSFSGGDPLPSALFVAPEHLGDPWMTAEILLHEGLHLKQFDMLRTGALVADPGHQVEIPWRLTPWTLTRVLAALHVYSHLVLFFAAAAAAPAELRERFGAPPVTEGVGVPTPGSRAAVEGGFGTSAERAGYLGRQALEVHGEALTPAGRRFVRWLLETVAPLAPGIRPATEPVAVAAAAVPELDPRGYRKAEPVAVCPLPEQHQLLAHAPESARFHWLNEHAWLIYALCDGSTSAEIAAAYARQGGGAADDRFALGVAGLAAAGLVVPVGG is encoded by the coding sequence TTGTCGACCCACCAGCAGATCGACCGACTCCTCGGCAGCGACCCGCAGTTCGGGTCCGCCGAGGCCATCGAGGCCCGGAACGTCGCCCGCTACCGGCTGGGCCTGACCGTGCTCGCCCGGCACTTTCCCGAGGCGGCCGGGCGGTTCGAGCGGCTGGGTGGGGTGACGGACGCGGAACTCCGGCCGTTCCTCTACGACCCGGTGCTGCGGAACGCCTTCGAGAACGACCTGGTCGCGCTGGAGAACCACCGGCAGGCCCCGAGCGAGTTCGCCCGGCAGCTGGCCGGGGTCGATCCGGAGGCCGCCGACGGGCTCGGCCCGACCGAGCGGCTGATGGACCGGCGCTGCCGTCCGTGGCCCGGCCGCGGGGTCGGCTGGGTATGGACCGAGCTCCGTCCCGAGGTCGCCGAACTCCCGCTTGCCGCACGGCTGGAGGAGCTCAAGCAGGGCAGCTTCACCGACCTGCGCGGCGCCCGCCGGGTCACCCCGGACGAAGCCCAGCTGGCCGGGCTCGCCCGGGGTGCCGAGCTGCTGGCCGCCCTGCTGCCGTCGGCGGGTGCCGGGGTCTTCCCGCACATCTCGCTGGTCGGGCTGGCCCAAGGGGCGGCCGACGACGGCGAGTTGCACTCGTTCTCCGGCGGTGACCCGCTGCCCTCGGCGCTGTTCGTCGCGCCCGAGCACCTGGGCGACCCGTGGATGACCGCCGAGATCCTGCTGCACGAGGGGCTGCACCTCAAGCAGTTCGACATGCTGCGGACCGGCGCGCTGGTCGCCGACCCCGGCCACCAGGTGGAGATTCCCTGGCGGTTGACGCCCTGGACGCTGACCCGGGTGCTGGCCGCGCTGCACGTCTACAGCCACCTGGTGCTGTTCTTCGCCGCCGCCGCTGCGGCCCCCGCCGAGCTGCGCGAGCGCTTCGGCGCACCGCCGGTCACCGAGGGCGTCGGGGTGCCGACCCCGGGCAGCCGGGCCGCCGTCGAGGGCGGGTTCGGCACCAGCGCCGAGCGGGCCGGCTACCTCGGGCGGCAGGCGCTGGAGGTGCACGGCGAGGCGCTCACCCCGGCCGGGCGGCGATTCGTCCGGTGGCTGCTGGAGACGGTGGCGCCGCTCGCGCCCGGTATCCGGCCGGCTACCGAACCTGTTGCTGTTGCTGCCGCCGCGGTGCCCGAGCTCGACCCGCGCGGCTACCGCAAGGCCGAGCCGGTGGCGGTCTGCCCGCTGCCCGAGCAGCACCAACTGCTGGCCCACGCACCGGAGTCGGCGCGGTTCCACTGGCTCAACGAGCACGCCTGGCTGATCTACGCGCTGTGCGACGGCAGCACCTCGGCGGAGATCGCGGCGGCCTACGCCCGGCAGGGCGGCGGGGCGGCCGACGACCGCTTCGCGCTCGGGGTCGCCGGGCTGGCCGCGGCCGGGCTGGTGGTGCCGGTCGGCGGCTGA
- a CDS encoding peptide ABC transporter substrate-binding protein, translated as MLSTLAAPTAVLSGERTVISYHGTEPENALIPGHTTESGGVKVIAALFRGLISYDAVDAHPKYAVAKSISTTDSTVFMIELKRGWTFHDGTPVTASSFVDAWNYTAHGPNKMQAASFLAHIEGFDEVNAADSTVTELSGLKVLDDHTFVVTLSAPFSEFLVTLGCSAFFPLPKAFFEDRAAFEAHPIGNGAFRFVSRELEKNILLERYDDYAGDDKPQIGGVDFRIYADLGDAYHDVMDDRLDYLDVTPFWALEGSRYLKDLPNRTYDRTYLGIQTITFPLYDPRYSDRRVRQAISMAIDRVKLIDKIFQGHQAPSDGLVPPAVSGRAENQGGELCSYSPVRARELFEASGFQGDIELTSNIDSPNQPWMEEVCASVTATLGVPCRFVSIPTLGEFRRKLNAQEITAVFRSGWIADYPSIENFLSPMFRTGASDNVGKYSNPAVDALLSAADTAPTSEQAWDLYQQAERAILQDMPTIPIWYQSTLSAWSTRLRTVQPNPFRELDLYSVTVAEPEED; from the coding sequence ATGCTGTCCACCCTTGCTGCCCCGACCGCGGTACTGTCCGGCGAGCGCACGGTCATCAGTTACCACGGCACGGAGCCGGAGAACGCGCTGATACCCGGTCACACGACGGAGTCCGGCGGGGTCAAGGTGATCGCGGCCCTGTTCCGCGGACTGATCTCCTACGACGCCGTCGACGCCCACCCGAAGTACGCGGTCGCGAAGTCCATCAGCACCACCGACTCCACGGTGTTCATGATCGAGCTGAAACGCGGCTGGACCTTCCACGACGGCACGCCGGTCACCGCGAGCAGCTTCGTCGACGCCTGGAACTACACCGCGCACGGCCCGAACAAGATGCAGGCGGCCAGCTTCCTGGCGCACATCGAGGGCTTCGACGAGGTGAACGCCGCCGACTCGACGGTCACCGAGCTGTCCGGCCTGAAGGTGCTGGACGACCACACCTTCGTGGTGACCCTGTCGGCGCCGTTCTCCGAGTTCCTGGTCACGCTCGGGTGCAGCGCGTTCTTCCCGCTGCCGAAGGCCTTCTTCGAGGACCGGGCCGCGTTCGAGGCCCACCCGATCGGCAACGGCGCGTTCCGGTTCGTCTCCCGGGAGTTGGAGAAGAACATCCTGCTCGAGCGCTACGACGACTACGCCGGGGACGACAAGCCGCAGATCGGCGGCGTCGACTTCCGGATCTACGCGGACCTGGGCGACGCCTACCACGACGTGATGGACGACCGGCTCGACTACCTGGACGTCACCCCGTTCTGGGCGCTGGAGGGCAGCCGGTACCTGAAGGACCTGCCGAACCGCACCTACGACCGGACCTACCTCGGGATCCAGACCATCACCTTCCCGCTCTACGACCCGCGCTACAGCGACCGGCGGGTGCGGCAGGCGATCTCGATGGCGATCGACCGGGTCAAGCTGATCGACAAGATCTTCCAGGGCCACCAGGCGCCGTCCGACGGCCTGGTCCCGCCGGCCGTCTCGGGCCGGGCCGAGAACCAGGGCGGCGAGCTGTGCAGCTACTCCCCGGTGCGGGCCCGGGAGTTGTTCGAGGCGTCCGGGTTCCAGGGCGACATCGAGCTGACCTCCAACATCGACTCGCCGAACCAGCCATGGATGGAGGAGGTCTGCGCCTCGGTCACCGCGACGCTGGGCGTGCCCTGCCGCTTCGTGTCGATCCCGACCCTCGGGGAGTTCCGGCGCAAGCTGAACGCCCAGGAGATCACCGCGGTGTTCCGCTCCGGCTGGATCGCCGACTACCCGTCGATCGAGAACTTCCTCAGCCCGATGTTCCGGACCGGCGCCTCCGACAACGTCGGCAAGTACAGCAACCCGGCCGTCGACGCCCTGCTCTCCGCCGCCGACACCGCGCCGACCAGCGAGCAGGCCTGGGACCTCTACCAGCAGGCGGAGCGGGCGATCCTGCAGGACATGCCGACCATCCCGATCTGGTACCAGAGCACGCTGTCGGCCTGGTCGACCCGGCTGCGGACGGTCCAGCCCAACCCGTTCCGTGAGCTGGATCTGTACAGCGTCACGGTGGCGGAGCCGGAGGAGGACTGA
- the def gene encoding peptide deformylase has product MADQHDHDHDHSHDHDHAHEETSEPKVVGELPDLTKGTARPITVFGNPVLHREVKTVTEFDAELATLIDDMFVSMYAAEGVGLAANQIGVDAKVFVYDCPDDDGVRHVGHVINPVLEELPAGRRQLDDSAEGCLSVPTAYMELARPDFAAVTGQDKHGNPIRVEGTGFYARCLQHETDHLYGYLYIDRLSKRERKDALKQMAEGTPRYATVAND; this is encoded by the coding sequence ATGGCGGACCAGCACGACCACGACCACGACCACTCGCACGACCACGATCACGCGCACGAGGAGACCTCGGAGCCGAAGGTGGTCGGCGAGCTGCCCGACCTCACCAAGGGCACCGCCCGTCCGATCACCGTGTTCGGCAACCCCGTGCTGCACCGCGAGGTCAAGACGGTCACCGAGTTCGACGCGGAGCTGGCCACGCTGATCGACGACATGTTCGTCTCGATGTACGCGGCCGAGGGCGTCGGCCTGGCGGCCAACCAGATCGGCGTGGACGCCAAGGTCTTCGTCTACGACTGCCCGGACGACGACGGGGTCCGGCACGTCGGCCACGTGATCAACCCGGTGCTGGAGGAGCTCCCGGCCGGCCGCCGCCAGCTGGACGACTCCGCGGAGGGCTGCCTCTCGGTGCCCACCGCCTACATGGAGCTGGCCCGCCCGGACTTCGCCGCCGTCACCGGCCAGGACAAGCACGGCAACCCGATCCGGGTCGAGGGCACCGGCTTCTACGCCCGCTGCCTCCAGCACGAGACCGACCACCTGTACGGGTACCTGTACATCGACCGGCTCTCCAAGCGGGAGCGCAAGGACGCGCTCAAGCAGATGGCCGAGGGCACCCCGCGCTACGCCACCGTCGCCAACGACTGA
- a CDS encoding tetratricopeptide repeat protein: MRIFHRARHRPSATWRQTTDRAFTLIGDGRYEDAGPLLVMAADLEPWLSDSWFNLALLHKFRRDWDQARAAGLRAVALLDREHGAPDWWNLGITATALQDWPLARRAWQAYGLRLPGGAQDGTVQLDLGTTPVRLSPEGEAEVVWGRRLDPARIEVLSIPLPSSGRRWGEVVLHDGAPHGERVADGVAYPVFDEIELWAPSPVPTYVVLLQAATAADRDALERLVADAGYAAEDWTSSVRLLCRACSESRMAADDGRTVHHDPHDDGDAAHPGHLSHLSQAGSGLSWLTERECGIAAPAKLVGALLDGWVAASPATRAYRDLEEVC, encoded by the coding sequence GTGAGGATCTTCCACCGCGCACGACACCGCCCGTCGGCGACCTGGCGGCAGACCACCGACCGCGCCTTCACCCTGATCGGTGACGGCCGCTACGAGGACGCCGGGCCGCTGCTGGTGATGGCCGCCGACCTGGAGCCGTGGCTCTCCGACTCCTGGTTCAACCTCGCTCTGCTGCACAAGTTCCGCCGGGACTGGGACCAGGCCAGAGCGGCCGGTCTGCGCGCGGTGGCGCTGCTGGACCGCGAGCACGGCGCCCCCGACTGGTGGAACCTCGGCATCACCGCGACCGCCCTGCAGGACTGGCCGCTGGCCAGGCGGGCCTGGCAGGCGTACGGCCTGCGGCTGCCCGGCGGCGCCCAGGACGGCACCGTCCAGCTCGACCTGGGCACCACGCCGGTCCGGCTCTCCCCGGAGGGCGAGGCCGAGGTGGTCTGGGGCCGGCGGCTCGACCCGGCCCGGATCGAGGTGCTCTCGATCCCGCTGCCCTCCTCGGGCCGCCGCTGGGGCGAGGTGGTGCTGCACGACGGCGCCCCGCACGGCGAGCGGGTCGCGGACGGGGTGGCGTACCCGGTCTTCGACGAGATCGAGCTCTGGGCGCCCTCCCCGGTGCCGACCTACGTGGTGCTGCTGCAGGCGGCCACCGCGGCTGACCGGGACGCGCTGGAGCGGCTGGTCGCCGACGCGGGGTACGCGGCCGAGGACTGGACCTCCTCGGTCCGGCTGCTCTGCCGGGCCTGCTCGGAGAGCCGGATGGCGGCCGACGACGGCCGCACCGTGCACCACGACCCGCACGACGACGGCGACGCGGCCCACCCGGGTCACCTCAGCCACCTGAGCCAGGCGGGCTCCGGCCTGTCCTGGCTCACCGAACGCGAGTGCGGGATCGCCGCCCCGGCCAAGCTGGTCGGCGCCCTGCTGGACGGCTGGGTGGCCGCCTCACCCGCCACCCGGGCGTACCGGGACCTCGAAGAGGTCTGCTGA